The Chthoniobacterales bacterium genome contains a region encoding:
- a CDS encoding DUF1156 domain-containing protein — MTDRPRLIEIAFPLRQASVASVHEKNVRHGHISTLHIWPARRPLAACRAALLATLLPDPGDPEKRQALLDAIGGRIETEIVESVDEDGQRLVEEKEVVKGGVLAWGQENASAMDDFRKLVREFYGGKAPRVLDPFAGGGAIPLEAMRLGCQVTASDLNPVAWFILKCTLDYPQRFAGKTWPLPDFVKEWPDFVEDFQAGKVKKRKGGRKPHFTDDKQLEMLDLPEANLAWHVRAWGRWVLERARQELASRYPVINGEPAVAYLWARTARDKSEPFARIPLLKTFWLCKKRGRRSALIPVPAPDNKSVEFRLIEEDFFVHAQEEWSRLLRERFSHLEAWGVSGENLLGFLDRGTMNRAGVWSPCSGRPTTIALTMEDLRFQGQKELLDKQMTAVVVERTKVTITEGKNGKQKEIRKVQKIYRLPNVAEVEAACVEADELESMFSSIPFGIPDEPTPAGGGSGAARAFSLHKYGIKTWRLFYLPRQLLSLGAFVKHTRSAVEQVRNHRVDAAEALAAGLAVVFGKLANYMSMQCIWDSAAGEVKQTFSRFAFPITWDCAEANPLSEADRYYSGGIHYAALAIEALMNAAAGTEISPEVRCESSIVSMHLGNDVVFTDPPYYDAIPYSDLMDFFFVWQKRIVADLNEEFQKAYERQLAPKWDNDHSDGELIEDESRHGGDKRKAKLAYEDGMARAFKRSAESLDDNGRYVIVFANQEVDAWETLVAAIIRAGFVTSASWPIQTEMRGGFRNHNRVSLGSSVWLVCRKRPKSATPGWDEQVLEAMESKLFDPRPELGNKNILQYYFDQGIIGPDFLWAALGPALEAYSAHPFVRKAGGGGNMEVADFLREVRKLVLQFALGRLLHAEGLDLDPVTQFYLLHRSTFGLDPAPAGACILYAMSCGKNLGELQMVWRVLAQGGKKKGRPKKADEEDSPENGEPVEAKGNELALVDWLERGRNEDIGEPRGGGPSPLIDRVHRLLVLLHQGGASDVQQLFNQWALASEPAFKPLLQALRELALRDKQDLECRMVEALATTLNMNTRRLVNADGVVQEAPLFESMDLPPFLPR; from the coding sequence ATGACCGACCGCCCACGACTTATTGAAATTGCTTTCCCGCTCCGTCAGGCGTCGGTGGCTAGCGTGCATGAGAAGAATGTCCGGCATGGACATATTTCCACGTTGCACATCTGGCCGGCGCGACGTCCTTTGGCTGCGTGCCGGGCAGCGCTGCTGGCGACGTTGCTGCCGGACCCCGGTGATCCGGAAAAGCGTCAGGCTTTGCTCGACGCGATTGGCGGGCGCATCGAGACGGAGATCGTCGAGTCGGTGGACGAGGACGGACAGCGTCTCGTTGAGGAGAAGGAAGTGGTCAAAGGGGGCGTGCTGGCTTGGGGGCAGGAGAATGCCTCGGCGATGGATGACTTTCGCAAGCTGGTGCGGGAGTTTTACGGAGGGAAGGCGCCCCGCGTGCTTGATCCGTTTGCCGGCGGCGGGGCGATCCCGCTGGAGGCCATGCGCCTGGGCTGTCAGGTAACGGCTTCGGATTTGAATCCGGTCGCGTGGTTCATTCTCAAATGCACGCTCGATTATCCCCAGCGATTCGCGGGGAAAACATGGCCGCTGCCGGATTTCGTCAAAGAGTGGCCGGACTTCGTGGAGGATTTCCAGGCCGGCAAGGTCAAGAAGCGCAAGGGCGGACGAAAGCCCCATTTCACGGACGACAAGCAACTCGAAATGCTCGACCTCCCCGAGGCGAATCTCGCCTGGCATGTCCGCGCGTGGGGACGGTGGGTGCTGGAACGCGCTCGGCAGGAACTTGCTTCGCGTTACCCCGTGATCAACGGGGAGCCTGCGGTTGCCTACCTCTGGGCACGGACGGCTCGCGACAAGTCGGAGCCGTTCGCTCGCATCCCTTTGTTGAAGACTTTTTGGCTATGCAAGAAGAGGGGGCGTCGCAGTGCCTTGATTCCTGTGCCAGCGCCGGACAATAAGAGCGTCGAGTTCCGGCTGATTGAGGAGGACTTCTTTGTTCATGCGCAGGAAGAGTGGTCGCGGCTCCTTCGCGAGCGCTTCTCTCATTTGGAGGCATGGGGCGTATCTGGAGAGAACCTCCTTGGGTTCCTTGATCGTGGAACGATGAACAGGGCCGGTGTCTGGAGCCCCTGCAGTGGCAGGCCTACGACCATTGCACTGACAATGGAGGATTTACGTTTCCAAGGGCAAAAAGAACTGCTGGATAAGCAGATGACAGCGGTGGTCGTTGAGCGAACAAAAGTCACCATCACCGAGGGAAAAAACGGCAAGCAGAAGGAAATAAGGAAGGTTCAGAAAATCTATAGGCTTCCGAATGTCGCGGAAGTTGAGGCTGCCTGTGTTGAGGCTGATGAACTCGAAAGCATGTTTTCATCAATTCCATTTGGAATTCCCGATGAACCTACTCCTGCAGGCGGCGGCAGCGGAGCTGCTCGTGCGTTTTCGCTCCATAAATATGGCATAAAAACGTGGCGTCTCTTTTATTTGCCACGCCAACTGCTTTCGCTTGGTGCATTTGTTAAGCACACTAGATCTGCCGTCGAGCAAGTTAGAAACCATCGAGTTGACGCCGCTGAGGCATTAGCCGCTGGGCTAGCAGTGGTTTTCGGGAAACTTGCCAATTACATGAGCATGCAGTGCATCTGGGATTCGGCTGCAGGCGAGGTCAAGCAGACCTTTTCAAGGTTTGCGTTCCCCATTACGTGGGATTGCGCAGAGGCCAATCCTCTATCTGAAGCAGATCGGTATTACTCGGGAGGAATTCACTATGCCGCTCTTGCTATAGAAGCGTTGATGAATGCCGCGGCGGGAACCGAAATTTCTCCTGAAGTCCGCTGTGAAAGCAGCATCGTTTCAATGCATTTGGGCAACGATGTAGTTTTTACTGATCCGCCGTATTACGATGCGATTCCGTATTCGGACCTGATGGATTTCTTCTTTGTGTGGCAAAAAAGGATTGTCGCCGATCTAAATGAAGAATTTCAGAAGGCCTATGAGCGACAATTGGCTCCAAAATGGGACAATGACCATTCTGACGGAGAATTGATTGAAGATGAATCCCGACATGGTGGAGATAAGCGGAAGGCTAAGTTGGCCTACGAAGATGGGATGGCCCGGGCCTTCAAACGCTCAGCTGAAAGTCTTGATGATAATGGGCGATACGTAATTGTGTTCGCCAACCAGGAAGTCGACGCCTGGGAAACTTTGGTTGCGGCGATTATTCGCGCTGGTTTCGTCACCAGTGCGAGTTGGCCAATCCAAACGGAAATGCGAGGAGGGTTTCGAAATCACAATCGTGTATCGCTGGGATCTTCGGTTTGGCTCGTTTGTAGAAAGCGACCTAAAAGCGCCACGCCTGGTTGGGACGAACAGGTTTTGGAAGCCATGGAATCGAAGCTTTTCGATCCGCGTCCGGAACTCGGAAACAAAAACATCCTCCAGTATTATTTCGACCAAGGCATCATCGGACCCGACTTTTTGTGGGCCGCGCTTGGCCCGGCGCTCGAGGCCTACAGCGCGCATCCCTTCGTTCGCAAGGCGGGCGGCGGCGGCAACATGGAGGTCGCGGATTTCCTCCGCGAAGTGCGGAAGCTGGTCCTTCAATTTGCACTTGGCCGATTGCTCCATGCCGAGGGGCTCGATCTTGACCCGGTGACACAGTTTTACCTGCTGCATCGTTCGACCTTCGGCCTCGATCCGGCACCGGCTGGCGCCTGCATCCTCTACGCGATGAGTTGCGGGAAGAATCTCGGCGAGTTGCAGATGGTGTGGCGCGTCCTTGCCCAGGGAGGTAAAAAGAAGGGGCGTCCGAAGAAGGCGGATGAGGAGGATTCGCCGGAGAACGGCGAACCGGTGGAGGCCAAGGGCAACGAGCTCGCTCTGGTGGACTGGTTGGAACGTGGCCGCAACGAAGACATCGGCGAACCCCGGGGCGGCGGGCCGTCGCCGTTGATCGATCGTGTGCATCGCCTCCTCGTGCTCCTGCATCAAGGCGGGGCCTCCGACGTTCAGCAGCTTTTCAACCAATGGGCGCTGGCAAGCGAACCGGCTTTCAAGCCTTTGCTCCAAGCGCTGCGCGAACTTGCCCTCCGGGACAAACAGGACCTCGAATGCCGCATGGTCGAGGCCCTGGCCACCACGCTCAACATGAACACCCGCCGCCTCGTCAATGCGGACGGTGTGGTTCAGGAGGCACCGCTTTTCGAGAGCATGGATCTGCCCCCATTCCTCCCCCGTTAA
- a CDS encoding serine/threonine-protein kinase — MGKFTILDENREGANAYAFRAFHDHLERDVFLKVFYLGTEETELTLREPRLLTQATQSNGCTNIVRVFDGDVFKIGDDDYVCLQMEYVEGGSLLARMQASEIGQQDAVRIATQVLQGVHQLHHLRFVHRDLKPANILISSDGVAKITDFGSVARIPDAVDYCTASRHSILYVPPEAMGGRYRFSSDLYQVGMVLYEMVNGPMNYSYAHYVLPKAQRQLNRDGTPYDQLDGFEQSRLNRECIKALADKESLLSHGREPVPYFSQRLRRLIKSATNPDLAKRFGTALEFHSKLLQINLPNWKTADDRFEASDWQGWDWRASLRPRRIGAEPVLERARVGSGSFRRVANQTFASLSDVFGYVENFQS, encoded by the coding sequence TTGGGAAAATTCACGATTCTCGATGAGAATCGTGAAGGCGCAAACGCGTATGCCTTCAGGGCCTTTCACGATCATCTAGAGCGCGACGTTTTTCTCAAGGTGTTTTACCTCGGAACTGAGGAGACGGAACTGACCCTGAGAGAGCCGCGACTTTTGACTCAGGCCACGCAATCGAACGGCTGTACCAATATTGTCAGAGTCTTTGACGGTGACGTGTTTAAGATCGGCGACGATGATTACGTTTGCCTGCAAATGGAATACGTCGAAGGGGGAAGCCTGCTGGCTCGCATGCAAGCCTCTGAGATCGGGCAGCAGGATGCGGTGCGCATAGCCACGCAAGTGCTTCAAGGCGTGCACCAGCTTCATCACCTGCGGTTTGTTCATCGCGATCTCAAGCCAGCTAATATCCTTATTTCGAGTGACGGCGTAGCGAAAATTACCGATTTCGGTTCTGTTGCGAGGATTCCCGACGCGGTCGATTACTGCACGGCATCCCGGCACTCGATCCTCTATGTTCCGCCGGAGGCAATGGGGGGCAGATACCGATTTTCCTCCGATTTGTATCAGGTGGGCATGGTGCTGTATGAGATGGTGAACGGTCCCATGAACTACAGCTATGCACATTACGTGCTGCCCAAAGCTCAACGTCAGCTAAATCGAGATGGCACGCCCTATGATCAGCTCGACGGTTTCGAGCAATCTCGCCTGAATCGGGAGTGCATTAAGGCACTCGCGGATAAGGAATCTCTATTGTCGCATGGAAGGGAGCCGGTCCCTTACTTTTCGCAAAGGCTTCGCCGACTCATAAAAAGCGCAACCAATCCTGACCTAGCTAAGCGATTTGGCACAGCATTGGAATTTCATTCGAAGTTGCTTCAAATCAATCTGCCGAATTGGAAAACCGCGGATGACCGTTTTGAAGCCTCGGATTGGCAGGGGTGGGACTGGCGCGCTTCTCTTCGACCCCGCCGGATCGGCGCCGAACCGGTTCTGGAGCGAGCAAGGGTTGGAAGCGGTTCGTTCCGCCGAGTTGCTAATCAAACCTTTGCGTCTCTTTCTGATGTCTTTGGATACGTGGAAAACTTTCAATCGTAA
- a CDS encoding nucleoside 2-deoxyribosyltransferase, which yields MGSVCLIGQVFLDTLRIRGKLRVRLGGIFHAARGLWAAEVQYQLCYLGPQYLDGLVENEAADLEVRAVHKFGNITHCPNVLLVDDEREVGAQHYEMLLEPEKRSELSADALTESLDYIPDDVLIFPGAFDLGSLLERLKSASARVHIDTTEGHIEPSTLARLGRPVETLITSTSTHLFLEQVGGSSTCLREQFSGVARNILLKENRGGSRLFTNDGDEISVPAHTRKILHSVGVGDCFDAIYVSTVTTHSPLAALGYSSLIAAEYACRFDDGDSFKAATKAALGIDPAEVSTLMGVSLPWEVRAKIEIYIAAPDFSTLYRPNIEAICSALAYHNFTVHRPVQDNGEVPNSASPEEKSRIGHLDADLIRRCRVLLAVLEYDDPGTYVEIGMAATLNIPVVVYDPHSLAQNLMVTSFATLVSADRDVVLGEIYRIAESLR from the coding sequence ATGGGATCCGTTTGTCTTATCGGGCAAGTCTTCCTCGACACATTGAGGATTCGCGGAAAACTGCGAGTTCGGTTGGGCGGAATATTCCACGCAGCACGTGGTTTGTGGGCCGCGGAAGTGCAATATCAGCTTTGCTACCTCGGCCCCCAATATCTCGACGGTCTGGTAGAGAACGAGGCAGCAGACCTCGAAGTTCGGGCAGTCCATAAATTCGGGAACATCACCCACTGCCCAAACGTCCTTTTGGTTGACGACGAGCGCGAAGTCGGTGCCCAACACTATGAGATGCTTTTGGAGCCAGAGAAACGAAGCGAGCTATCCGCAGACGCGCTGACGGAAAGTTTAGACTATATCCCTGACGATGTATTGATCTTTCCGGGGGCCTTTGATTTGGGCAGCCTTCTCGAACGCCTCAAATCCGCGTCCGCCCGAGTTCACATAGATACTACGGAGGGACACATCGAGCCATCAACTCTCGCCAGACTGGGCAGGCCGGTAGAGACTCTTATAACTTCCACTTCAACCCACCTCTTTCTAGAGCAAGTAGGAGGATCTTCAACCTGTCTGCGAGAGCAATTTAGCGGGGTAGCGCGGAACATTCTACTGAAGGAAAACCGTGGCGGCTCCCGACTATTTACGAACGATGGCGACGAGATTTCGGTTCCGGCGCACACCAGAAAAATTCTCCATTCGGTAGGAGTTGGAGACTGTTTTGACGCAATCTACGTTTCGACGGTGACCACTCACTCTCCTCTCGCCGCACTTGGTTACAGTTCTTTGATTGCGGCGGAATATGCCTGCCGATTCGACGACGGAGACTCCTTCAAAGCTGCAACGAAAGCGGCACTCGGAATTGACCCGGCAGAGGTATCCACACTAATGGGCGTTAGCCTGCCTTGGGAAGTTAGGGCGAAAATCGAAATTTACATCGCAGCGCCAGATTTTTCTACTCTCTACCGCCCAAACATAGAGGCAATCTGCTCAGCTCTTGCGTACCATAACTTTACCGTTCATCGGCCGGTGCAGGATAATGGCGAAGTGCCGAACTCTGCTTCTCCTGAAGAGAAAAGCCGAATCGGCCATCTGGATGCTGACCTGATCCGGCGATGTCGAGTCCTTCTAGCAGTTTTAGAATACGATGATCCTGGCACTTATGTCGAAATCGGGATGGCTGCGACACTCAATATCCCGGTCGTCGTATACGACCCACACTCCCTCGCCCAAAATTTGATGGTGACCTCGTTCGCCACTTTAGTCTCTGCCGACCGTGATGTCGTGCTCGGCGAGATCTATAGGATCGCGGAATCACTCCGTTAA
- a CDS encoding helicase-related protein — translation MTAAEIKHIRKSVLRLSQQELAAKLGVAFSTVNRWERGHAEPQPDRMQRLRELVRASQEGEVLALPSEVSHAPVQIDFEGDPEAVKLVVDAVRLRNGHLFNRAFGLELSRVVPLPHQRIAVYEHLLTEDTLRFLLADDAGAGKTIMAGLYIREMINRGRLARVLICCPAGLVFNWQRELRFFFELDFTILKGTHFKGDNPIQHTNRSLFVISIDTATSPNVQEKLLSSEVAPFDLVIFDEAHKLSWIDRDRSPTLRYQFADRICKRTANALLLTATPHMGNRFAYFALWRLLNPAIFSTYEALNALDPATRQRHFIRRLKEEMVDYEGRPIYKPRLAQSIVFPLTPEERAFYDGATGYLRWSFENNRSLNKNAAAMVVAVLQRRLASSTFALSESLRRIRDKRVTALESGAAFHPEPRLWNDLIDDLDAATPEDHDPMGSGPEGDESAEARLLEAVRPADAKRLLEEIELIDHVLGLGAKVREDAKFTKLRELIESPEYHQEKLLIFTEHRDTLRYLERQFMQLGYTNIAVIHGGVEAAEREVQRNYFMPPDVRRKMGVPNPDGPSANLMLATDAAGEGINLQFAWIMINYDIPWNPARLEQRMGRLHRFGQQHSEVRIFNFIADGTREGDVLLTLLRKLDDARHDLCTDKVFDVVGQQLQDIKVRDLLLETLTDPESDGWRKKLEARLATKELRAAVERLRDQASKFGDVGKRIGQLKTEIEAEDFTRLLPAYVQNFVEKSAPHLGLKLEGDLTSAARVTYDQRSTRWLAPSVSRLPNGLPDYLSVRRDFSLGDILSSKVAFLRPGDPFFEAVCDEVESRFARDVARGALLCDPTCAKPYGVAVYTCQVGERGMEGGAAARADRKLIAIRWDEDGRFDVCAPNHLLALHAVGLAGMHKAGRLIYRPDEQIVRADRYARSVAEATIVTQARLTVRAEAETRARDIARGFDFRSAELAERRSELSRKLRESADNPKLRIELDQVRGEQAHLSEDRATALLREQRRADLLDIVHFQRIATGIVVPDPSPEAREAYDKNIEAIAVRIARNFEVDRFRARVLDVSAPALARGYDLESYRPDQPPICIEVKGRAGRGSVHLTENEWPTAANVRERYWLYVVVDCATNPVLYRVQDPAFKLAVKSRQSFTVNFTDIVREAEND, via the coding sequence ATGACCGCCGCCGAGATTAAACACATCAGGAAGTCCGTTCTTCGGCTCTCACAGCAAGAGTTGGCGGCAAAACTTGGCGTTGCGTTTTCGACCGTTAATCGATGGGAACGCGGCCATGCTGAGCCACAGCCAGACCGGATGCAGAGGCTGCGTGAATTGGTTCGGGCTTCTCAAGAGGGAGAGGTATTAGCGCTTCCTTCCGAAGTTTCCCATGCCCCGGTTCAAATCGATTTCGAGGGTGATCCCGAGGCAGTGAAGCTGGTCGTTGATGCAGTCCGCTTACGAAACGGCCATCTTTTCAATCGGGCATTCGGACTGGAGTTATCCCGCGTCGTTCCGCTGCCGCATCAGCGGATTGCCGTCTATGAGCACTTGCTAACGGAAGACACACTTCGCTTCCTCCTGGCCGACGACGCCGGCGCAGGAAAGACCATCATGGCCGGGCTCTACATCCGCGAAATGATCAACCGCGGCCGCCTTGCACGGGTTTTGATCTGCTGTCCCGCTGGGTTGGTATTCAACTGGCAGCGCGAACTCCGGTTCTTTTTCGAGCTGGATTTCACGATTCTAAAAGGGACGCATTTCAAGGGCGATAACCCGATTCAGCACACGAATCGGTCCCTCTTCGTTATCAGCATCGACACCGCGACCTCGCCGAACGTGCAGGAGAAACTGCTGTCCAGCGAAGTTGCGCCGTTCGACTTGGTGATCTTCGACGAGGCGCACAAGCTGTCCTGGATCGACAGAGATCGCTCTCCGACGCTCCGTTATCAGTTCGCGGATCGAATCTGTAAGCGCACCGCGAACGCCCTGCTGCTGACGGCGACCCCCCACATGGGCAATAGGTTCGCCTATTTCGCGCTGTGGAGGCTCCTGAATCCCGCAATCTTCTCCACCTACGAGGCACTCAACGCTCTCGATCCGGCAACGCGCCAGCGGCACTTCATCCGCCGATTGAAGGAGGAGATGGTCGATTATGAAGGGCGGCCGATTTACAAGCCACGGCTGGCGCAGTCGATTGTGTTTCCGCTGACTCCGGAGGAACGCGCCTTCTACGATGGCGCCACGGGTTACCTTCGCTGGAGCTTCGAGAACAATCGTTCCCTGAATAAGAACGCCGCCGCCATGGTCGTGGCTGTGCTCCAGCGCCGCCTTGCCAGCTCGACTTTCGCGTTGAGCGAATCCCTGCGTCGAATCCGTGACAAACGTGTCACCGCCCTTGAATCGGGAGCCGCGTTTCACCCAGAGCCGCGGCTTTGGAACGATCTCATCGATGACCTCGATGCTGCAACTCCCGAGGATCATGACCCGATGGGTTCAGGTCCGGAAGGTGATGAGAGCGCCGAGGCCCGTCTGCTGGAAGCCGTGCGTCCGGCGGACGCCAAGCGATTACTCGAAGAAATCGAGCTGATCGATCACGTGCTGGGGCTTGGCGCAAAAGTCAGGGAAGACGCCAAGTTCACCAAGCTGCGTGAGTTGATTGAGTCCCCCGAGTATCATCAGGAGAAGCTCCTCATTTTCACGGAGCATCGGGACACCCTTCGGTATCTGGAGCGTCAGTTCATGCAGCTCGGCTATACGAACATTGCTGTGATCCATGGTGGTGTGGAGGCGGCCGAGCGAGAAGTGCAGCGCAATTATTTCATGCCTCCGGATGTCCGTCGGAAGATGGGTGTCCCGAACCCTGACGGGCCGAGTGCGAACCTAATGCTCGCGACCGATGCCGCAGGCGAAGGCATCAATCTCCAGTTCGCCTGGATCATGATCAACTATGACATCCCGTGGAACCCGGCGAGGTTGGAGCAACGCATGGGGCGTCTCCATCGATTCGGGCAGCAGCACTCGGAGGTCCGTATCTTCAATTTTATCGCCGATGGCACGCGTGAGGGCGATGTCTTGCTCACCCTCCTCCGCAAGCTCGATGATGCCCGCCACGATCTCTGCACCGACAAGGTTTTCGACGTCGTCGGACAGCAGCTCCAGGACATCAAGGTCCGCGATCTTCTCCTCGAAACTTTGACCGATCCCGAGTCGGACGGGTGGCGGAAGAAACTCGAAGCCCGGCTGGCGACGAAGGAACTCCGGGCTGCCGTGGAGCGGCTTCGCGATCAGGCTTCGAAGTTTGGGGATGTTGGAAAACGGATCGGCCAGCTCAAGACAGAGATCGAGGCCGAAGATTTCACCCGGCTCCTTCCCGCCTATGTTCAGAACTTCGTCGAAAAGTCGGCACCACATCTGGGTCTGAAACTCGAAGGGGATCTCACTTCGGCCGCCCGGGTGACTTATGATCAGCGCTCGACGCGCTGGCTGGCCCCATCCGTGTCGCGTCTGCCTAACGGCCTGCCCGACTACCTTTCGGTCCGCCGGGATTTTTCCCTCGGGGACATCCTGTCGTCGAAGGTGGCATTCCTTCGGCCCGGCGATCCATTCTTCGAAGCGGTTTGCGATGAGGTGGAATCGCGATTCGCTCGCGATGTGGCCCGTGGTGCACTTCTGTGCGATCCGACATGCGCCAAGCCTTACGGCGTTGCGGTGTATACTTGTCAGGTCGGTGAGCGAGGAATGGAAGGAGGTGCCGCTGCCCGTGCGGATCGAAAGTTGATCGCCATTCGATGGGACGAAGACGGGCGCTTCGACGTCTGTGCTCCGAATCATCTGCTGGCGCTCCATGCTGTCGGCCTTGCCGGGATGCACAAAGCCGGGCGGCTGATCTATCGCCCCGACGAGCAGATCGTTCGAGCGGATCGATACGCGAGGTCCGTGGCGGAGGCGACCATCGTCACCCAGGCGCGACTGACGGTGAGAGCCGAAGCCGAGACGCGTGCTCGCGACATCGCTCGAGGGTTCGACTTTCGATCGGCGGAACTCGCGGAAAGACGGTCCGAGCTGTCTCGAAAGCTTCGCGAATCAGCCGACAATCCGAAGCTCCGCATTGAATTGGATCAAGTGCGGGGTGAGCAGGCGCATTTGTCCGAGGACCGTGCCACTGCCCTGCTCCGTGAACAGCGCCGGGCTGACCTCCTGGACATCGTCCACTTTCAGCGTATCGCCACCGGGATCGTCGTGCCGGATCCGAGCCCGGAGGCCCGGGAAGCTTACGACAAGAATATCGAGGCCATCGCGGTTCGCATCGCGCGGAACTTCGAGGTGGATCGATTTCGGGCGCGGGTGCTGGACGTGTCGGCGCCGGCGTTGGCCCGGGGCTACGATCTCGAGAGCTATCGTCCCGACCAGCCGCCGATCTGTATCGAGGTGAAAGGCCGCGCGGGCCGCGGATCCGTTCATCTCACGGAGAATGAATGGCCGACCGCAGCGAACGTCCGAGAGCGTTATTGGCTATACGTGGTGGTGGATTGCGCCACGAATCCGGTCCTATACCGGGTCCAAGATCCCGCTTTCAAGCTGGCGGTAAAATCGCGCCAGAGTTTCACCGTAAACTTCACCGACATCGTCAGGGAGGCCGAAAATGACTGA
- a CDS encoding 7-cyano-7-deazaguanine synthase yields MLKVALLASGGLDSTTLAYSLVSDGFDVVPIFADYGQHCAVTELLTLQEVLPANLRNRIFVINLGSIYTDCFSRMLSAADLWSEKVTDDDFFVPYRNQLLLTAGAAVAKSKGIDDLYSAFIQSNVALATDCTTKFLQELAELTVNYGGVRLHFPFAQMSKTEVARLGVRLQVPLGATYSCLAGASTACGACPNCVDRLKALASLDT; encoded by the coding sequence ATGTTAAAAGTCGCTTTACTGGCATCGGGCGGCCTGGATTCGACCACATTGGCTTACTCTCTTGTCAGCGATGGATTTGATGTTGTGCCGATTTTTGCAGACTACGGCCAGCATTGTGCCGTGACAGAATTACTCACACTACAGGAAGTCCTCCCGGCAAATCTGAGGAATCGGATATTTGTTATCAATCTTGGAAGCATCTACACAGATTGCTTTTCGCGCATGCTCTCGGCCGCAGATCTGTGGAGCGAAAAGGTTACAGACGACGACTTTTTTGTTCCCTATCGTAATCAACTCTTGCTGACTGCTGGCGCAGCAGTCGCGAAGAGCAAAGGAATCGATGACCTTTACAGTGCGTTCATCCAATCGAATGTGGCGCTGGCGACTGACTGCACAACCAAATTTCTACAAGAGCTCGCCGAGCTTACCGTGAATTACGGCGGCGTCAGACTTCATTTTCCATTCGCTCAAATGTCGAAAACAGAGGTCGCCCGGCTTGGGGTACGTTTACAAGTTCCTTTAGGAGCCACGTATTCTTGCCTTGCAGGAGCTTCGACAGCTTGTGGAGCCTGCCCCAATTGCGTCGATCGTCTTAAGGCTCTTGCCAGCCTCGATACTTAA
- a CDS encoding AAA family ATPase yields the protein MSDTTLEKNRIQLHPASELANVVNEAPKWVFENFIERREQVILFGPPKTGKSQLALQIALAAARGEPFLKRKPPKAIKVLYFNFEINRRQFARRLVEMTRGKRLGDTQVSEDFEWPSEFWFYGGTLDERLMVIHESRDDGRLEKKRAELKAQIDAIQPELIIFDTLSYLHGVDENANIEVTRLLEIIRELAGEAAHIIVHHTRKQGADREGRRDYSTDSIRGATAIRGSADLILGLFPANGGAGGGAGFKFEIEARNIPSGESFLYARDYGGFEDRSEDDAENLLNWLVDNKDEPIPRLAEDNDAVVIGADFPIDGPRTISRTIQQVNKKTLVKYLQSLGQFGGGDKIRRLLKDLEEGKEIQFKSTGKDGNTKTLFVPPRSGKNVKN from the coding sequence ATGTCCGACACGACATTGGAGAAGAATCGGATTCAACTGCATCCTGCTTCGGAACTCGCAAACGTCGTCAATGAAGCACCGAAGTGGGTGTTCGAGAATTTCATCGAGCGGCGCGAACAGGTGATTCTTTTCGGCCCGCCCAAAACCGGAAAATCGCAGTTGGCGCTCCAGATCGCACTCGCAGCGGCACGCGGGGAGCCGTTCCTTAAGCGGAAGCCACCAAAGGCCATCAAGGTTCTTTATTTCAATTTCGAAATCAATCGCAGGCAGTTTGCCCGCCGGCTCGTGGAAATGACGCGAGGAAAACGCCTCGGTGATACCCAGGTCTCCGAAGACTTTGAGTGGCCGAGCGAATTTTGGTTCTACGGCGGGACGCTCGACGAGCGACTCATGGTCATCCACGAAAGTCGGGACGATGGCCGTCTCGAAAAGAAGCGGGCCGAACTCAAGGCGCAGATCGATGCGATCCAGCCTGAACTGATTATCTTCGACACCTTGAGTTACCTTCACGGCGTCGACGAGAACGCGAATATCGAAGTCACCCGCCTTCTCGAAATCATTCGCGAACTCGCGGGGGAAGCCGCGCACATCATTGTCCACCACACCCGCAAGCAGGGTGCCGACCGGGAGGGCCGCCGCGACTACTCAACGGACTCGATCCGCGGCGCCACCGCCATCCGCGGCTCGGCGGATTTGATTCTGGGCCTTTTTCCAGCGAATGGTGGGGCCGGCGGAGGAGCCGGTTTCAAATTTGAAATCGAGGCCCGTAACATCCCTTCCGGAGAATCTTTCCTTTACGCCCGGGATTATGGAGGATTCGAGGATCGGAGTGAGGATGACGCCGAGAATCTTCTGAATTGGCTCGTAGATAACAAGGACGAGCCCATCCCGCGGCTCGCGGAGGACAATGATGCAGTAGTTATCGGAGCGGATTTTCCCATTGACGGTCCACGAACAATTTCGCGAACGATTCAACAGGTGAACAAGAAGACGCTGGTCAAATACTTGCAAAGTCTTGGACAATTCGGAGGGGGCGACAAGATTCGGAGACTCCTTAAAGATTTGGAGGAGGGAAAGGAGATCCAGTTCAAGTCCACCGGCAAGGATGGTAACACCAAGACGCTCTTCGTCCCTCCAAGAAGCGGTAAAAATGTGAAAAACTGA